The window GTCCCAGGCCCCGGATCGCCGGAGGAACGAGCACATTGACCTGCGCATCGCGGAAGCCGGAAAAGGCCTGTGTCGCGCGCTGCGTGATCGTGTCAGCCGAACTTTCCGCGCCCGTGCGCTCTGCCCAGTCGACGAAATTGACGAAGCCCTGCCCGGTATTCTGCCCCGCCGCGCCCCCGCCACCGCCTGCGACTGTGAGAATGGTGGCGATATTCTCGCTCTCGTCGGTCAGAAAATACTTCTCGACCGCCAGCTGCACTTCGCGTGTGCGGCCCTGGGTCGCGCCGGCGGGCAAGCGGAACTGGACCTGTGCAGCACCCTGATCTTCGGTCGGCAGGAACCCGGTGGGCAGGCGCAGAAACAATATCGCGAGCAATGCCAGCACGGCGGCATAGATTGCGAGGAACAGGAACTTGCGATCGACCACTCGCGTGACCGCCGCGACGTAGCGGTCGGTGCCGCGCGCGAAGCTGTCGTTGAACCAGCTGCGCGCCCGGTCCACCCGTTGTGCGCCCCATGGCCACACCCGGTGAAAGCGGCTCTCGCTCTCCGTCGCGTCGCCACCTTCGCCGTGCTGCTTCTGGCGCAGCAGGGAAGCGGTCAGCGCGGGACTGAGGATCAAGGCGACCAGTGCCGAAAGCGCCATTGCGGCAATGATCGTGATTGAAAACTGGCGGTAGATGACCCCGGTCGATCCGCCGAAAAAGGCCATCGGGAGAAACACCGCGGACAATACGATCGCAATCGCCACCAGCGCGACCTGGATTTCGTCCATCGACCGGATTGTCGCTTCCTTCGGGGTCATTCCGGGATTTTCTTCGAGCAACCGCTCGACGTTCTCGACCACCACGATCGCATCATCGACCAGCAGGCCGATGGCGAGCACCAGTCCGAACAATGTCAGCGTGTTGATCGTGAACCCGGCCAGATAGAAGATCGCGAAGGTGCCCAGCAGCACCACCGGCACCGCGATCGTGGGGATCAGCGTCGCGCGCCAGCTTTGCAGGAACACGAACATGACAATAATCACCAGCACGATGGCCTCGATCAGCGTGGCTACCACCTCCTCGATCGACAAACGGATGAACGCCGTGGTGTCGTTGGCGTAGGCGACGCTGTAGCCGGGCGGGAAACTGCCCCTGGCTTCCTCGACCGCTTCCTTGACCAGATCGGCGGTGGCAAGCGCATCGGCGCCCGGGGCAAGGCTGATGGCGAGGCCGGCACCGGGATGGCCGTTGATCCTGCTCGACGCAGCATAGCTTTCCGCACCCAGTTCCACGCGCGCGACATCGCCGAGGCGGACCAATGCGCCGCTGGTGTCGGATTTCAGGATGATCGCCTTGAACTCATCGGCCGTCCGCAAACGCGACTGCGCGGTGACGACCGCGTTCAGCCGGTTGTTATCGGGCTGCGGCAGCCCGCCGACTTCGCCGGCGGCGACCTCGGTGTTCTGATTGCGGATTGCGGTGATGATATCGCCGGGCATCAGCCCGACTGCAGCCAGCCGGTCGGGATCGAGCCAGACGCGCATCGCATATTGCGAGCCATAGACGTTGGTCTCGCCCACGCCCTCGATCCGGGCCAGTTCGTCCTGCAAGGTCGAAACGAGGAAATCGGATACGTCGATGTTGGTGCTGCGGTCGGTCTCGTCATAGACGCCGACGATCATCAGGAAATCGGGGTTTGACTTGGTCACGCGCAGCCCCTGCTGCTGCACCTGCTGCGGCAACCGTGCGAGCGCCTGCTGCACCTGGTTCTGCACCTGCACCTGCGCGATATCGGGATCGACGCCCTTGGCGAAGGTCGCGCTGATCGTGACCTGCCCGCGCGAGGTCGAACTGGAGCTGAAATAGAGCAGCCCTTCGATCCCGGTCAGTTGCTGCTCGATGATCTGGGTGACCGAGTTTTCGAGCGTTTCTGCCGATGCTCCGGGGAAGCTTGCGCGAATGTTGACCTGCGGCGGGGCGACGTCAGGATATTGCTCGATCGGCAACAGGGTGATTGCGCCGATGCCCGCGAGCATCGTGATAATCGCCAGCACCCAGGCAAAGATCGGCCGTTCGATGAAAATGCGTGACATCTGGCCTGCCTTCAGCCGCGGCTATCGGGCGTGGGCGCGGCGATGACCTGTGGCTTGCTGGTCGGCACCGGCTTGACCGGCGCACCGGGTTTCATTCGGGCAAGACCCTGCACGATAACCTTGTCGCCCGGCTTCAATCCGCCCGTCACCACCCAGTCGGTGCCGAGCGTACGGGTTGCCGTGACCTTGCGCTCGGCAGCCTTGTTGCCGGCATCGACCACGAACACGCTCGCCTCGCCGCGCGGATTGCGCGTCAGCGCCGCCTGAGGAACGAGGATCGCGCCGGTATCGACAGCCTGTTCGAACCGGGCGCGCACGAACATTCCCGGCAGCAGCAGGCCTTCGGGATTGGGGAACCGTGCGCGCAGCGTCACCGTGCCGGTTTCGGCATCGACCATCACTTCGGAAAACTGCACAACGCCGCGCTGCGGGTATTCGGTGCCATCTTCGAGCAACAGGCCGACAGACGTGCTGCCGGGGGCCGCTCCGCCGCCGGCGAGCGCGCGGCGAAAGGCGAGGAGCTCGGCGCTCGATTGCTGGATGTCGACAAATACCGGATCGACACCCTGGATCACCGCCAGCGGTTCGG is drawn from Erythrobacter neustonensis and contains these coding sequences:
- a CDS encoding multidrug efflux RND transporter permease subunit; this translates as MSRIFIERPIFAWVLAIITMLAGIGAITLLPIEQYPDVAPPQVNIRASFPGASAETLENSVTQIIEQQLTGIEGLLYFSSSSTSRGQVTISATFAKGVDPDIAQVQVQNQVQQALARLPQQVQQQGLRVTKSNPDFLMIVGVYDETDRSTNIDVSDFLVSTLQDELARIEGVGETNVYGSQYAMRVWLDPDRLAAVGLMPGDIITAIRNQNTEVAAGEVGGLPQPDNNRLNAVVTAQSRLRTADEFKAIILKSDTSGALVRLGDVARVELGAESYAASSRINGHPGAGLAISLAPGADALATADLVKEAVEEARGSFPPGYSVAYANDTTAFIRLSIEEVVATLIEAIVLVIIVMFVFLQSWRATLIPTIAVPVVLLGTFAIFYLAGFTINTLTLFGLVLAIGLLVDDAIVVVENVERLLEENPGMTPKEATIRSMDEIQVALVAIAIVLSAVFLPMAFFGGSTGVIYRQFSITIIAAMALSALVALILSPALTASLLRQKQHGEGGDATESESRFHRVWPWGAQRVDRARSWFNDSFARGTDRYVAAVTRVVDRKFLFLAIYAAVLALLAILFLRLPTGFLPTEDQGAAQVQFRLPAGATQGRTREVQLAVEKYFLTDESENIATILTVAGGGGGAAGQNTGQGFVNFVDWAERTGAESSADTITQRATQAFSGFRDAQVNVLVPPAIRGLGQNSGFTLQLQNSSGMPREEFIAARDKLLDAASKDPLLSGVRLGELPDTQTLQVDIDQARLAALGLNQSDVNTTLSAAWGGQYVNDFIDRGRVKRVFVQADAPYRATPDDIGKWFVRGASGQMAPFSAFASIRWSTTPATLSRFQGYPSFQFDGQPAPGESSGAAMDRIAELASEIPGVSVAWSGLSFQERLSSGQAPLLYGLSLLVVFLCLAALYESWTIPVAVMLVIPLGLVGAVFAVTLRGLENDVYLQIGLLTTMGLAAKNAILVIEFAEQAEKRGARVIDAALEAARLRLRPILMTSLAFIFGVLPLALSSGAGANSRIAIGTSVIGGMLTATVLAIFFIPLFFVIVRRTTRDTLKKLHIGERTPLAYLSEGGAA
- a CDS encoding efflux RND transporter periplasmic adaptor subunit, which translates into the protein MTIAALVGCANEAAQDSSQKGPVEVGYIVARTSDVPVAVELAGRIAAAEMSEVRPQVTGLIRRRLFTEGAVVRAGQTLYEIDTRLYRAAAAEAEANLASALANAEATRVRADRLKPLAEAQAVALQDYTDARASARQAAAAVRQARAQMQTAGVNLQFTRVPAPISGRIGRSLFTVGALVTGNQTEPLAVIQGVDPVFVDIQQSSAELLAFRRALAGGGAAPGSTSVGLLLEDGTEYPQRGVVQFSEVMVDAETGTVTLRARFPNPEGLLLPGMFVRARFEQAVDTGAILVPQAALTRNPRGEASVFVVDAGNKAAERKVTATRTLGTDWVVTGGLKPGDKVIVQGLARMKPGAPVKPVPTSKPQVIAAPTPDSRG